The Anas platyrhynchos isolate ZD024472 breed Pekin duck chromosome 6, IASCAAS_PekinDuck_T2T, whole genome shotgun sequence sequence TTCAAAGAAGACCCTGTCAGTGGAATGAGCACACGTTactcttctgtgaaatcctACAAGAACACAGATGGCAGTGAGACCATGATCTTAATTGATTTAAGGGGCACTTTTATGTCTTTAAAGCAACATTTCAGAATGGCAAAAATCAGATCCTTTATGCAACACGTAAGCACGCCATAGTATACTTGGTTTTATAGTGCCCAATAGCACATTGATTGGCAACACACATAAAGAGTCAAGTGAGATATAAAGCAACTTGGGAAAAAAGTAATGCAAAGAGTACCGTATCATAAATGAGGAGAAGCTGATCATAATTGATTTCCTGGCAAAGGAGTTAGAGCAAAGGCAaaaggagtttaaaaaaaaaaaaaaaaaaaaaaaagtttatctggaaagaaacacaaaactgaTTTCTCCATCCACCCACAATACTACACAAGtataaacatataaaacagAACATGGTGTTACTGGCCACCCCTAGAAAAGTGACGACAGCAAGCTTACAACATCGGTGGTTTGGTACCTTTTAAATGTACGTGCTGATATGAGTTATCTTTattgttcaaaaattaaaaagaactaCCCCAGGGCATCATTTGCACCTGTTCATTTCTCAAAGGACAGATCCACACCAGTCACATGCGTTTGCTCACTGGGTGGGTTCCTTGGAGCTCGCTATATATACTTTGATTAGTGAATTTTTAATTACACTTTAGCCTGTTAGCACTATGGGGCCAATAAAACTAAGAGAAATAGAACTAAATTCTTTTCATTCAACACAACTGTTAACTAAACACCAATTAATTACACCCACACAAGCCTAATGAAGATAATGGGGTTGCAGAGAGTTCACCGATGGTATGAAGTGGCTTGCAGTACCCTAACCTTAATCAGTTAAATACTTCATAATAGGTAGGATCATAGGATAAGTCATCCTATTTCTGCGTACTTGCAGTTCCTATTACTGTTAATGGAAATTACACGACTCTGCAGATAATTCATGCAACGTTCACTGATTGTGTTACCATTTTAAATGGTAAATCTGGAGGGGAATCCTTACTAGCATTTTAAATTGGtaactaagaaaataaataaataaataaataaataaataaataaataaataaataaataaataaaagagtgCATGGTAATTTTAAAAACTGAGTATTAATCTCCTttgattctttgttttcctgaaagtaGCAAGGGAAAATTGACAAGCTTCTTTTCCCAGACTATTAATCAATACCAATACAGCAACAAACAATGCTGTTTCTCCACAACACATTTTGAAAGGCGGAAGGTGGGAAAGTGAGTTAAAGGCAACTGAAATTTAGCAGTAGATACCTCTGCCAAATCACATCATATTGTCTAGTAGAAGCTGCCCACAAAGCATCACACGGGCACCATTGCCTCAAGAAGTATGCTCTTACAGAATTAATACGTAATTAAAACTTAAATACTGGGGGGCAAGCCAACAGGAGCAATGCAGGTCTGAGTCCTCTCAGCCAGCAAAACCTCACCAGATATTTATTCTCTTTCCCCTCTTTAAGGCACGGCTAGTGTCAGTTTAAAAACTTCTtcagaggaaaaggctgaggaagaaaaaaaaaaggaaaaaaaaaaaaaagagggtttaacTCTCTAGAGAGGTACCATGCTATTTCTGAAGGAtgtgaaagggaaagaaaatgattcagtagggatttttcttcattatcgCCCAACCCAGAGAAGTGAACATACAATGAGCAAAGGTCTACACATATTGATTTTAGAGCTGAGGAAGTGTGCAGCTAACAGCTTTTTAAGTATCTCCATTTTCAGTTACTTCAACAAAATTACCAATGAACAGTGTAACAAAGTGAAAGTTTTTGTAGGAAATTGCAGACTAAAAATGATCATTTAGGTTGTGAAACGTTTCTTTTCATTGAAAGTAAAGGGCTTTTAAATGCAGAAGTAGAGTTACTGGGGCATTTTGCAGCGTTATCCTCACTAGACATTTCACAAACCATAATCTGTCTCTCTTTCAGGATGATAATCTTACACAATTTCGTTGTTCGGCGACTTTTAAAACTAAAGAGCGCCTGCCCCAGGCATTCTGACTTGGAGGATCATCACCAGCCCCTGAGGGAAGAGCCAGCGCGGCACGAAGGCAAGGCACCAGCCAAACACCGCCCCTCCCTGTCGCcggggggcagctgcaggaccCCGGGGGGCAGCCGTGGGAGCCCCGTTGGTGCCGTACGACCCCCGTTGGTGCCTCAGGACGCCCGGGGGCAGCCGCAGGACCGCCGGGGGCGCTGCCGCCCTCACACGGCGCTGCCTCCCCCCCGCCTCGGAGCCCGCCCGCCGCCATTCACCCCTCAGCGCCGCGCTTCCCGCCTCAGGGCCAACGGCTCTCGCGAGAAGGGGGGGTGAAGGAGGCGCCGCCATTTTGTCGCCGCTGTCGGCGGGCGCTGCCATGGAGCCGTGTGGTGGCGGCAGGCGGCTCAGGGAGCTGCGGAGGGAGGCCGCGGAGTATTACCGGGGCCAGCGGGTGCCGCAGCGGGTGGAGGAGGCGCTCAACGCCCTCTTCCCGCTGTGTCCCACGGATCTCTACGGGGCCTTGGTACCGCCCGGGGGGGTCGCAGTGCGTGAGGCGCCCGCCCCGGCTGCTCCTGAggggggccgcggggctgcTGTTGCCTCAGGGCGGGCGGAGGCTTGGCCGAGGTTCCCCTCGGCTCCCTCAGCCCCCACCTGCCCGTAGGCCCCTCACGGGTGTCCTCTGGCAGCCCCGGCTGTGCCCTGCCCTGGTGCCCCCTGTAAGCcgaaaagctgctgctgagaggAGCCCGAGGTTTCTGTGGCTAAAAGTACACTTAAACACGGGGCGTGCCGCTGCCTCGGGCAATGCTCGTGATGTTTCGTTCATTTTTAGCTCTTGGGGACCCTGGCACGATGATGCTGGTGCAGATGTGCAGCATCACAGGTTTTTGTTGTATGCTGGTTGCTGGTCTCTGCAAGGGGAGATTGCTTGGCCTTGGGAGGCTGTTGGTGGGCATCCCTAGTAAGATAAAAGTGCTGCTCAGCATGCTGATGCCATGGGCCAGTTGCACTAAGATACTGAGCATGTTTCAGCTCTTGGAAAGAGTGTGGGCCTCACACCAGTTATATCTGGTATCAACTTGACAAAATACCATAAGGAGTCCTACTAATAAAACATCTGTTAGTGGTGATACAGCAACTGCAAGCAATACAAATAGGGCgtaactcttaaaaaaaaagtatgtgaaaGTGTCTGTGGAAATGAAGCATTTCACAGTTTCCCATCTCCAAGTGTTTTGCCATCACCACGGGAAGATGAATAGCACAATGATTGTTTTTGTTATATAGTGGAAATCCAAGTAAGCCTTGGGCAAATGCCTAGTTTCTGGGAGGGCTAAGGAGATACTTGATGATATCCATCACTAgctttgtaaaataaaacacatgttCATCTAACCTGGATGTGACTTTGGACTTTCCATTTAAGTTGGATCCATTCCCTGGAATGATTCTTAAGCAGATGCTGTAGAAGTAAATGTACAGTGTAACACGAGTGTGTTGAAGATTGGGACATAGATTTGCTCAATTATGAATATAATCTAAATTTGTTTAATGGAATAAAAAACCTGTTTGCATAGCAACTGACTTCTGATgagttctttctctttcatttaaGGCTAACTACTTGTCTACATTTTCAAAAGCTCCAGTAATATGCAAATTAGCTGGAAGAAAAGTTCTTGATGGAGTTGGTAAACCAACATTAGAAGTGGAAATATACTGTACAGTTAAAAACTATGAGAAGGTATGAGCTCcttcttcctgttttatttatttaataaggCAGTATCAGGGAGATGTACTATTCTACTCATATCCTAATGAACATTTTAGTTTGTATCTTTAGTGAAATGATAAATCTCCGTGACTCACCAGTTGAGTACATAATGTTGTATGTACTCAAAAAatgtcatggaaaaaaatgtcatgttaGCTGCTGCCAACAACTATGAAAACTTTAAGCTTTGTGAATTACACAGTACTTTTTGGACGATACTTGTTTACTTTGTGAGTGTAATGTGACAGAGCATTTTTCTATGTTAAACTTTTGTCTGTCTTAATGTATCATGTTGCATTTCCTTACAGCCATATCTAGCCAATGTAAGTTAATTTACCatctacatttttcttttgtttttgttttcagatccttatatttctatttttgtggCAATGTTAAAGAAAGTATAGTACAGTGTCAACAAAGTAGAGGTGAAGGAACTTTTACTTTGAGATGATGTGGGTGATAATGAAGTCAAACATACATCTCACCTGCATTTAAACTATGACTCATTCCATTCTTGATCCCTAAAAGGAGccaatttaaagaaattaaatgtaatttcaaAGATACTCACAGTATGTAAAGTTAATACTATTAATACAGGCAGCTCTGTGATATCTGTAAATGATGTTTCCATTGGGTGAGTTTTGTAAGTATTGTTCACCCTTCTGTGGTACAGAAAGGTAAGCTTAGAATACCTAAATAAGACAACAAGTACATGATCGTGAGTGATAGCATTAACCATAAATGCTGATGAATCATGGTACAACAAGCTAACAACAACTGCAATAGAAGATGTTATAATGACAGTTTGATCTTTAAAATAACTATTCTGATAACAAAAGCATATGTAAAGCAGATCTGTCACAAGGTTTTTGCCTAAGTAGTTACAATTTAGATGGAGAAACTTGAATAAGGTCTGTGCATACCAGAGTGTAAGAGACCAGGAAGGAGGTGCTGGATGAAAAGAGATCAGTTAAGTGGAACAAACAGTAGTTCTGCAGATAGGTGCTTGTAGAGCTGGTAAGGACATCTGCTTCTTATTCTTTCAAATGACATTTTCAAATTGGAAATGAAATAGTGCTTTAAGTTTTTTTACGTTATTTTGCAGAGGATTTGTTCTGCTATAATGTCTTCTCATTCTCATGTACCCGAAAATACTTCACCTGAAATAACTGAAGGtgatgagaaagaaagaaatgacacTGTTACCACTGCTGTGGAATGGGTGAATGAATCCCTGAACACAATGTTAAGGGACTTGAAGCCTACTGACCAGTGTGAAATTGATAAGATGCTTGGGTAGGTCTTGCATGTGATTTTATGTTACTGCAAAACAGGTCACTGCATTTGAAATACTGCTaatttatatgtaaataaaaaacatatacaataatgcttctaatttttttgtatatttttaggATATGAAGTGCATTTAAGATATATTATGGTATATTATTTCCTGCTGCTTCATAATCATTATatgaaaattagtattttttaataagaatttaTAGGGATTcgattttttttgggggggggaataggAGGCTAAGAAAAAATGCTTGAACATGTTAATGAGTGTAAGAAACTCATTCAGTGTCAGTTTAATCTGGGGGGCAGGTTTTTCAGATTACAATTCTGCTTGTTCTGTTCattgcactgcagaaaaaaaaatgtatggaaGGCCTTTGCATTATATCTTTTGCACTGAGCTAGATGCACTGAACAGATAGATAAagacatacatacatacatagtGTTTTCAGGATCTGAGGGTTTTTTCTGGGCAGGGTACTCCTAAGGGATTTTTATTTGGAGTAATTAGTTTCCTTTAGCGGGTATTCTACGCTTCCGTGGAAACAAAGTTTTTCTAGTAAAGAGTTGTATATATTGTTTCATACAAATATTTCATAGGGGAATCTCAAGTGAAAATGAATGGCCgtgtttttccattaaaaataaatatttttgtttataagaAGAAAAGCCCTGCGGTAAAAACATCACATGTATCTGAATGTATTTTTACTAGCGTTAGAGAAACTACCTGGCAGTGTTGTGGCCTCCTTCACCCTGGAAGCAGTAGTGTTCCTGTCAGCTGCTTGGCTGAATGCAGTGAGGCTTTCCTGGAGGGGTAGCTGTTGGGTTGCCACACTTAACACAAACTGTGGCAAACAGACCTAATTGCCTTCCAAGTGGATTAGCTGGAAACCTTTCTCAAGAGAATAAGAACTCATGttgaaagaaattcttccctctgATGTGAATCTAAATTAGgcaaatacattatttaacaTTACCTTACATAGCTTATGTGCTCCATTTGTCTGAATTGGGTGTCTGTGTGACCATGGATGCAATTTCCACTTCATGCATGTAGTTGAAATACAGCCACTCAGAGCTTGCATCCACCCAGATGACAGCGTACAACTGACCTCTTGGATGAGCAGTTTAGGCTAAATTGTTAAGTGTCATAAAGTTATGACAGGATTACAGTCTGTTACTACCCATGCAATGCAAATTTATCCTTCACACTAAGATACGTTATACCTGCTTATGGGTTCTTTTTGTTTACCCAGTGATGCAGGTACCTACCAAAAGACAGTCATTTATTGACTTACTCAGCTTCACACAACAAAACCATGGCAGAAACTCAAATAGATGCTCTTAATCCATCTCCCAGCATCTTCCTTAGCAAGTATACTGTGTCTACTTTTCACATGCCTAACACTATTTTGAACCAATAATCTTTATGCCTTTTCTCTCAGTGAATACTTTAGAAAAAaggttgaagaaaaaaaagaaattcaaaaggaagaagaggaagaagcagccCCTCTTTCCTGTGCTCCATCAGCTCCATCGGCaccatctgggaaaaaaaaggcagcaaaaccaggttttagtttatttccttttattattttctgtaagacCTGTGATACTGATATTGATAAAGATGCTAAAATACTTCTGTGGACACTAAAGAGTAGTGTCACAAGTTTAAGGGTTTAGTTACTCTGTCCTAAATCTTCTTTCTGCTCACAGCAGTTTCTCCTTCAGAAATGAGAGGGGGAAACAGAGTTTTCTCATCACTCGTTTGCATTTGTTGAACAGAGTTTCTGCCTTTGTCTTAGACAGGAGGTTATTACTCTTCAGAGCGAGGAATAAGAATGGAGGAGGATgcaaatgaagaataaaaatgaaaatgataaggaaagaaaagaatcatagaactgaaaaggaaaatggaaatagaAGGAAGATAGAAGTTGAAAAGAAtggaaagaggaagggagaaagggagagttgTGGCTAACACTGacaaaaggaggaaataaaggtgaaaactgaaaaagaaaaaaggaaggggatGACATGGGAAAGACAGGAAATACAGAGTGAAAAAATAAGTAAGCAGACAGTGAtactgaagaaacaaaatggtgcAAGAATAGAGAAATATGATTACTATATATAGCAAAAAAAAGTGGAGGGGAGAGCATGCTATGTTAACTCTATGTATGTATTatcctcaggaaaaaaagatcttCCTGTCATTTATTGGAAGGACATAAAATTTTGGCAAATTATCATTTACTCACCAGTTTAGTTTGAACTCTCATAAAGTACTAGCAAGACCTCTCAATTAATATGTTCTATGTGTGTACTCTAAGTTCACCTTTTACCTGAAACGGAACATCTGAAGCTGTCAGGTCCATCCAGATATCATCATGCTGTATATTGTATGCTTAGTCAAGGTTTTGCTGGTACACGTTActtgttttcattcattttaatttctttttatttgattgTGACATTGACTGCAATAAGATTGCTGGAACCAATATCTGAGTATTAGGAGTCAATGATTATAATCTATTGTTGTGACAGGAGGGCAGTAATGGATGGCAACTTCCAGCAGCAGGTGCTTTCCTTTAGCTCTTTATCCTCAATGTAAGAGGTACAGAAGTTACGTGCAGCATGTGAATGATGTATAGTGTAATCTGCATATCCACTTAAAATCCGTAGGCATATTTTATTGCCTATCAGAGTTGTATCCTGCAGCATTTACTGAAAACTTCCACAGCAAATTAACATGTGTATGTCATTCCTATTAGGAACAAAAGTAGCTGGTCAGATTTACAAAAAAAGTACCCAATGCATATGATTTTTGAGAATCTGACAGCTTAGTTCAGTTTCATGTAGGCAATAAGAAGTGTAGGTAAGAAGCGTAGGTAACAAATATAGTAGTGGGAACTGCTGGGTTTCCAGCATTTTGACAGAAGTTATGCTACTGTATCTGAAAGGGAAGTAAGCTCTTTTGAAAATTTAACAAGACTACGTGTATGGAATACTTAAAAGACCTGATCAGTTCTCTTTCTGGAAAACCCAACTGTAATAGGCCTAATTTTTTTTACGCTCATTATTAGAAGAAATCAAGTATGCATACTCCCAATCAGCTTATAATGTAATATTCCAAGATGTTTATGCAAAAGTTGAGCATATAAGGAGGCCAATAAAGACTACTGAAAACATGTTTATGAAAAGAACCTGAAAAATGGTATGACATTACTGCATATAAACGTAGATTTCAGTGGCTGAAAGATTTCTAATGGAGATTTGAATCACATTTGGAATCAGAGTGAGGACAGATACTTTACTTACTTGTAAGGTCATTTCATATAAAACAAATGACAAGTTTAAGGTAAAAAATGAACCAACTCTTATGTTATGTATTGACTACACTACCAAAACttgactttttatttacttGCACAACCACGGTACGTAAGTACATGTTTTAAAccaataaaatgttttgctacTACTCTCTGTCTCACAGGGAAGAAGACGTCGAGTACAGAGAGAACACTCCCACCTGCAGAACCCATCGAACCGGTGCTTTGTGGCAGCTTAGCTATTGGGGGAACATCACTTGCTGTAGCTAAGGCTGGTGCCACTATTAATGATATCCCATTGTATTTACATATAGGACTGCTGAAATATAATCAGGTGTGTGGGACTTTggtcattttgtttattttattccaaCTACCAGAATTCTAGAATTTTGAAATCAGGAGTCCCTCACGAAAGTGGGATTAAATATACCTCATAAAGTACATCCATAAGACAGTTGCCTATAGCAGGCTTTGAACTGGCCCTGTTCCATAactaaaatatacatttatatatatatatatatgattgttttttaacactttttttttcatatggtGCTCCCAATTACAGGATTCACCTAAAGAAATGACTCTGCCACGTCCAATGATTACTCTGTTGAACTGTGAAAAATTTTCACCTGCAAAACTGAAATTAGTGAAAGAAGTTATGCTCATACCACCAGCTCAGTTATCACTCAGACAGgtactgtttcattttttttaataaatataaatgtatattctATAAATTTCACATaaagtatatatgtatgtgaGTATATAGATCTTTTCAATACAATCTTTAGAatctatatttttaattttttgtttactCACAAGGTCAAAGTTCTAACGAATGTTAGTGCAGAGTTCTAACACAAGGAACATTAAAAGAAGTAAAGACGAAGATTTAAATGAAGATACATGAAGATTTTAGGTTTAAAATGCATGTGTTaatatacaggaaaaaatggTGCACTGAAGAAGATGTAAAAGAATTCTGTTATACAACAATAACAGCctagtcctttttaaaatgtgattttttattaGTAGATTATAAATAGTGTGAGTTGATCTGCAGTGCATACAACACAGCAAAACTCAACAAATTCACAGCAGAGCCTTAAAATCTTTGGGaacagatttctttaaaaattaaatagtgAAGATAGACAGGAATACAAAGCAGATCAAAATCTATTCAAGGGGCAAGAAGGATGGATGAGACAGACTGGGTCAACACCCTCGTTTTGTTTAGCCATGTGTTGCATTAAAGAATGTATCTGCACAAGATGCCTACATTAAGGCTGTGATTTCTACTTTGTATGCTGGTGACCTGAACAAACAGCTGAGCTtgattctctttctttttcctgttcctttaGATTTTTAGAATTGTCACCAAGAGCTCTTAATAAGGTTACCAGTTCTGTACCTCTCAAAGACTTAATGCCTCCTTGTGCTCATGGGAAAGTAGCAAGCTACTTGCTGCAGTGCAGTAAGCATAGCAGGTCCTCCTGCATTGATATGTTGTCAGCTGTAACTGACTTCTGCCCCCTTCAGTTTGCCTTTACTGGCACAGTTTTAGAAAACGTGAACTGTGATTTACAAAGTTAGCATTAAACTTCTCCTAactcagcagaaaaggaaaaacagcctTGTGTTAAAAGCAGTGGATTCATCTAATTGGAGTGTTCTTCCATTCcccaatgtaaaaaaaaaaaaaaaaaaaaaaagacagcgaTTCTCTTCCTGCTTCCTGGAAATGTTGTCAGAGTTTCCAGTTAAGAACTCTTAGAGAAATCACAATCATGGACAGtgattaagattttattttttttaagactttatatctttatattaAGGTCTGCATTCAGAAGTGTGTTCTCTTTTCTTAGTTAAGCTGTTAGAGTGAAAGAACTTATCTTTCTTTTGAAGAATACTGTTGTTTCATTTCAGGGCATAGAAAGAGTCCTGGATATACAGAAAGAAGTGATGAGACTGTTGGAGCCTGCAGGGAAAGTGGtacaataaaaatgtgttaACAATGTGATATACTTCATTTGACATTTCTACTACTATTGTCTGAGTTTAAACATAGAACATTTAGCACGTTATCACGTTTAGTCTTGTGACACAGAACAGAAGATTTGTTTCTCTGACAGATGAATAAAACATTGGCCATTTAGTGATATTAAATTAATGAAGATAGAATAAAGCATTGTTCTAGGCATAGGAAGAGTTTCTACTTCATTATTTGAACCAGGAAAGGTCCACTAGGAAAGGACGGTATCAGAATGAACATACGGGTCCTGCAAAGTCTCACACACACGTAACATATATTTGTTAAGGTATTATTGCAGTAGAATACCAAGCTCGgtatttgtatttgctttttgcAAAGTGAGGTTTTTAGATTTCTCCTAGTACAGGCTCTAGATTATCATTTGCTAGAACCCTGGTATTACTGATAGGTAGGTGggaatattttgaaaaacagatgaTGGTTAGGGTAATGCCAAGATAGAAATAAGCATTTGAAATGAATTACCaccacaaaataaaaccagataGTTGCTTATAATTTCTTTGTCTTGAATGCTATATTCTAAATTAAATACTTGCAATCTCTTTAGACTTTAAATTCAGAGTTGTGGTCTAAAAgatagagatttttcttttttaatctaataTCTCTTTGTCATTTTGGGGCTTTTCCATGgcattttttcactgtttctttcttcctacCTTCCCAACAGCCCAGTCCTCAACTAGCAGACAGTAAGAAAGGCAAAGCACATAATACAGGGAAGAAAGCTCTGGTAAGAAAAGAGATTTTCGTTTTAAGCCTTCAACAAGGTATTAACAACAGCAGGGAACCAAATGTTCTTAAGAAATGAAACATTAATCTACATTactactttggaaaggtcaaggCAAGACTTTTAAATACTCGAAATGCCCATATTTTACATAGTAATTTAGATGCCTCTGCCTATACTTTGCCTTCCTGCAGAACATTAACATAAAGGGAATTCTTCTGGAACCTAGACATTTTGCTTACATGGAAAACCTTGATAAGTCATCCAAATGTGAGCCTGT is a genomic window containing:
- the ENO4 gene encoding enolase 4 isoform X3; the protein is MEPCGGGRRLRELRREAAEYYRGQRVPQRVEEALNALFPLCPTDLYGALANYLSTFSKAPVICKLAGRKVLDGVGKPTLEVEIYCTVKNYEKRICSAIMSSHSHVPENTSPEITEGDEKERNDTVTTAVEWVNESLNTMLRDLKPTDQCEIDKMLGEYFRKKVEEKKEIQKEEEEEAAPLSCAPSAPSAPSGKKKAAKPGKKTSSTERTLPPAEPIEPVLCGSLAIGGTSLAVAKAGATINDIPLYLHIGLLKYNQDSPKEMTLPRPMITLLNCEKFSPAKLKLVKEVMLIPPAQLSLRQGIERVLDIQKEVMRLLEPAGKVPSPQLADSKKGKAHNTGKKALPPALKRVSHLGCLITGWDNLEQPLLLMQTACNNIGLELGTDMCLAINCAAHELMDYVKGKYEILTGTFKSPDEMVDMYVELINKFPSIIALVDPLRKEDRQQWNNICCALGSKCYLIAEDAATNISKIKIDQNMNVPMCSGVVLKYINQTKVSDLIEFTGLLDGQRHITILGSPDGESSDDSLVDLGLKQILNFLILLKKHSQEKKRLI
- the ENO4 gene encoding enolase 4 isoform X2, which produces MEPCGGGRRLRELRREAAEYYRGQRVPQRVEEALNALFPLCPTDLYGALANYLSTFSKAPVICKLAGRKVLDGVGKPTLEVEIYCTVKNYEKRICSAIMSSHSHVPENTSPEITEGDEKERNDTVTTAVEWVNESLNTMLRDLKPTDQCEIDKMLGEYFRKKVEEKKEIQKEEEEEAAPLSCAPSAPSAPSGKKKAAKPGKKTSSTERTLPPAEPIEPVLCGSLAIGGTSLAVAKAGATINDIPLYLHIGLLKYNQDSPKEMTLPRPMITLLNCEKFSPAKLKLVKEVMLIPPAQLSLRQPSPQLADSKKGKAHNTGKKALPPALKRVSHLGCLITGWDNLEQPLLLMQTACNNIGLELGTDMCLAINCAAHELMDYVKGKYEILTGTFKSPDEMVDMYVELINKFPSIIALVDPLRKEDRQQWNNICCALGSKCYLIAEDAATNISKIKIDQNMNVPMCSGVVLKYINQTKVSDLIEFTGLLDGQRHITILGSPDGESSDDSLVDLAVGLGARFIKLGGLSRGERVTKYNRLLAIEEELAKNRTLRSEANFEFPDFAEETQPGKEASDIIPPPEQDSLPPQLSQPALQVHSLPAQLPDNSTLT
- the ENO4 gene encoding enolase 4 isoform X1, with the translated sequence MEPCGGGRRLRELRREAAEYYRGQRVPQRVEEALNALFPLCPTDLYGALANYLSTFSKAPVICKLAGRKVLDGVGKPTLEVEIYCTVKNYEKRICSAIMSSHSHVPENTSPEITEGDEKERNDTVTTAVEWVNESLNTMLRDLKPTDQCEIDKMLGEYFRKKVEEKKEIQKEEEEEAAPLSCAPSAPSAPSGKKKAAKPGKKTSSTERTLPPAEPIEPVLCGSLAIGGTSLAVAKAGATINDIPLYLHIGLLKYNQDSPKEMTLPRPMITLLNCEKFSPAKLKLVKEVMLIPPAQLSLRQGIERVLDIQKEVMRLLEPAGKVPSPQLADSKKGKAHNTGKKALPPALKRVSHLGCLITGWDNLEQPLLLMQTACNNIGLELGTDMCLAINCAAHELMDYVKGKYEILTGTFKSPDEMVDMYVELINKFPSIIALVDPLRKEDRQQWNNICCALGSKCYLIAEDAATNISKIKIDQNMNVPMCSGVVLKYINQTKVSDLIEFTGLLDGQRHITILGSPDGESSDDSLVDLAVGLGARFIKLGGLSRGERVTKYNRLLAIEEELAKNRTLRSEANFEFPDFAEETQPGKEASDIIPPPEQDSLPPQLSQPALQVHSLPAQLPDNSTLT